The following proteins come from a genomic window of Leopardus geoffroyi isolate Oge1 chromosome A3, O.geoffroyi_Oge1_pat1.0, whole genome shotgun sequence:
- the IL1R1 gene encoding interleukin-1 receptor type 1 isoform X3: MKVLLRLCFIAVLISSLEADTCEEREEKVVLVSSAYEIDVRSCLLNPNEKKGTIIWYKNDSKTPISMEVDSRIHQHKDKLWFVPAKVEDTGHYYCAVRNSTYCLKIKIAIKFVQHEPNLCYNAEAIFTQKLPIARDGQLVCPYLDFFRDEKHELPKIQWHKDCKPLLLDNVNFTGLTNRLIMTNVTAAHKGNYTCQASYTYLGKQYRITRVIELLTLEEDKPVKPIIVSPTNETMEASLGSRLQLICNVSGQLSDFVYWKWNGSLIDEDDPVLVEDYLPVENPSTKRKNTIITVLNISEVESRFYLYPFTCVAKNTDGINSAYIQLIHPAELHLGSFLSCCLLLTSSLPKETSP, translated from the exons atACTTGTGAGGAACGTGAAGAAAAAGTAGTTTTAGTTTCATCTGCGTATGAAATTGATGTTCGTTCATGTCTTCTTAACCCGAATGAAAAGAAAGGCACTATAATTTGGTATAAAAATGACAGCAAGACACCTATATCTATGGAAGTAGACTCCAGGATTCATCAGCACAAAGATAAACTTTGGTTTGTTCCCGCTAAGGTAGAGGATACGGGACATTACTATTGTGCAGTAAG aAATTCAACTTACTGcctcaaaattaaaatagctattaAGTTTGTGCAGCATGAACCTAACTTGTGTTACAATGCAGAAGCTATATTTACACAGAAACTACCCATTGCGAGAGATGGACAACTTGTGTGTccttatttggatttttttagaGACGAAAAACATGAGTTACCCAAAATACAGTGGCATAAG gATTGCAAACCTCTACTACTTGACAATGTGAACTTTACTGGACTGACAAATAGACTCATCATGACAAATGTGACTGCAGCACATAAGGGGAACTATACTTGTCAAGCATCCTATACATACTTGGGAAAGCAGTATCGTATTACCCGGGTTATAGAACTTCTCACTCTAG AGGAAGATAAGCCTGTGAAGCCTATAATTGTGAGTCCAACTAATGAGACAATGGAAGCAAGTCTGG GATCCAGGCTACAGTTGATCTGCAATGTCAGTGGCCAGTTGAGTGACTTTGTCTACTGGAAGTGGAATGGGTCATTAATTGATGAAGACGACCCAGTGTTGGTGGAGGATTATTTGCC AGTGGAAAATCCTtcaaccaaaagaaagaacacaatcaTCACAGTACTTAATATTTCAGAAGTGGAAAGTAGATTTTATCTATATCCATTTACCTGTGTAGCCAAGAATACAGATGGTATAAATTCAGCATATATCCAATTGATACATCCAG CTGAACTACATCTAGGAAGCTTTCTGTCTTGCTGCTTGCTCTTAACAAGCTCTCTGCCCAAAGAGACAAG TCCCTGA
- the IL1R1 gene encoding interleukin-1 receptor type 1 isoform X4: MKVLLRLCFIAVLISSLEADTCEEREEKVVLVSSAYEIDVRSCLLNPNEKKGTIIWYKNDSKTPISMEVDSRIHQHKDKLWFVPAKVEDTGHYYCAVRNSTYCLKIKIAIKFVQHEPNLCYNAEAIFTQKLPIARDGQLVCPYLDFFRDEKHELPKIQWHKDCKPLLLDNVNFTGLTNRLIMTNVTAAHKGNYTCQASYTYLGKQYRITRVIELLTLEEDKPVKPIIVSPTNETMEASLGPCFFRLVVNKTDVSVHTGFPVGPEVPARDCFPPDLWLSVGDGSFSEN, encoded by the exons atACTTGTGAGGAACGTGAAGAAAAAGTAGTTTTAGTTTCATCTGCGTATGAAATTGATGTTCGTTCATGTCTTCTTAACCCGAATGAAAAGAAAGGCACTATAATTTGGTATAAAAATGACAGCAAGACACCTATATCTATGGAAGTAGACTCCAGGATTCATCAGCACAAAGATAAACTTTGGTTTGTTCCCGCTAAGGTAGAGGATACGGGACATTACTATTGTGCAGTAAG aAATTCAACTTACTGcctcaaaattaaaatagctattaAGTTTGTGCAGCATGAACCTAACTTGTGTTACAATGCAGAAGCTATATTTACACAGAAACTACCCATTGCGAGAGATGGACAACTTGTGTGTccttatttggatttttttagaGACGAAAAACATGAGTTACCCAAAATACAGTGGCATAAG gATTGCAAACCTCTACTACTTGACAATGTGAACTTTACTGGACTGACAAATAGACTCATCATGACAAATGTGACTGCAGCACATAAGGGGAACTATACTTGTCAAGCATCCTATACATACTTGGGAAAGCAGTATCGTATTACCCGGGTTATAGAACTTCTCACTCTAG AGGAAGATAAGCCTGTGAAGCCTATAATTGTGAGTCCAACTAATGAGACAATGGAAGCAAGTCTGG GACCATGCTTCTTCAGGCTTGTGGTGAATAAGACCGACGTGAGTGTTCATACTGGCTTTCCAGTTGGCCCTGAAGTTCCAGCACGTGATTGTTTCCCTCCTGACTTGTGGCTTTCAGTGGGAGATGGAAGTTTCTCAGAGAACTGA